The Peptacetobacter hiranonis DNA window TATAAAGGATGTCGTTTTGCAGATAGTATTGATGAGATGTGTGAAATGGCTAAAGATGGTGGATATAAAAGAATACTTATAGGAACTGGAAGCAAGAATTTAGCTAGATATAGAGAAAATTTACCTGAAATAGAATTATTTCCAAGAGTGCTTCCAACATCAGAAGTGATTATAGAATGTGAAAAACTTGGATTCAATGCAGATAATATAATTGCGATGAAGGGTCCATTTTCAAAAGATATGAATGTAGAAATGATCAAGCACTACGACATAGACCTTATGCTAACTAAAGAAAGTGGAGCTGCAGGTGGATTTTTAGAAAAAATCGACGCCTGTGAGGAATGTGGGATAGATGTGCTTGTTCTTAAAAGACAGAGAATGAACTATCCAAATCAGACTAGTGAATTAAAAGATATTGAAGAGATACTAG harbors:
- the cobK gene encoding precorrin-6A reductase — encoded protein: MVLVLGGTSDSIKICELINKKGFCNRYILSVTTEYGKDLAEGKVQQIHLGKMTEKDMEKFIMENKISFIIDATHPYATEVSKNAIKAAEKTDTGYIRYERKSLLKEIDYKGCRFADSIDEMCEMAKDGGYKRILIGTGSKNLARYRENLPEIELFPRVLPTSEVIIECEKLGFNADNIIAMKGPFSKDMNVEMIKHYDIDLMLTKESGAAGGFLEKIDACEECGIDVLVLKRQRMNYPNQTSELKDIEEILDIWKDEAKFDC